gtcctacttaccaacataaattctaacattctatcatgtgaaagctatataaatgtctatttacagcatacaatcccaacagttcctcaataagaattcaatactaacttccaattctagcaattttaacaatattaaaggctttaggggaatttagggccattactacaaaataagaagctatttaaattcaactaactaaataagaagctatttaaattcaactaactacacatgtgaaatagagatataataaatggcctaaaacaagaaaaaggccgattatctaaatcattcaaccgaatttttacccgcaaccccagcctgcgacagtgcgggtcaaattgcggtgaccaatcactcaattaactgacatcgcatcagtcaaagggactaaggctcagttttcgacacaatcaacaaaacattacaattatcgctataaaattcattttgtaaactatcctaacatgtgataactattaatataagcacaattttaccattaacatatttttttttattactagaatgattcaattcaaattactacccttttgttacttattctattctaatattaattagcccgaaaagaccaagattgtacgaaaacccgcgaaacaagcacggaccgacccgggccaaccgtgggcctgccacggcctgccacgggcctgccacggcctgccacgggcctgccacggcctgccggcctgctgcccGTCACCCTATACCTCTTAATTTTccgttttttcttcattttaactcgttttaacatCATCCaatcattaattaatcgttccattACTCAtatcctaacttaaactaaccaaaaggcttaaattaagcatgcatgcaaccatattttaacatgtgaaaattattacttaaaccaaaaatcacaaaacatccaaaacaacaaagattgtgacgataatccgtcgagtaactcgaaatatgttaccttaagctagaaaaagagcaattagcacctcaaaacccaaaccctaacaacaactagccgctatcctctacgatatacgagtccccgaactcgtcttccaaatcttcacctaattaaacaataaaaacacaataattaagcacaaataccgaatttccgaaaattggtctaaaaaaaacttaatgaaaactgaaattagaacatactaagttgtagatcgtggcgaggggattccggaaaggtaaatttcgcgaaaaacggacaagaaacgaaGGAGTTGTGACGATTTCTAGCTTAGAATTATGAGAAATGGTGTTTTTCTTATGGAGAAGATGAAGATAGGATAaatcagaaaaaaagaaagaataggGGGGTGTGGTCCGCGTAAGGGaggaaggaaaggaagaaaggaggtgcgggatttttagtcgggatttttacgagtcggttttgactcgtttcaataataattaaatccgtaagtcaaacgcaaattccgtcaagaccaaagtctttaaacacgagattacaataaaattgagtattcatacgacccattaccaaattcgtttacccaacgttcaaacgaattgtcattctCCCCCCGATACACcgttatttcgaaataaaagattttacacggtttaaactatttttaaacctttcaaaactatcaaaataaatacttttcttcaaaatataataaaattatatttctttgaattatttttactttaaatacataatgtcaaattttacttgattaattaattattttcgaaacatATTAACGGTCCGGAATTtacgggcgttacaatcacccctccttttaaaaagtttcgccctcgaaacttagaaggagaaattatagttataagaaaatataggtatcttttcaatgaaacggtgatactcttgttgatcagacaagaacatccatattcatatcaagatataaaaatatttctacaccaataaatgagaaaacccattattgggacgtcaccaacaacgagatttaacattcactaatgttaaaaccattgaaaatcataaaagcattttcaaactttcagtttaatattctatagtaagaatactatctttactaaatATGATTATACAAAGCTTAgaaactcggaaaaagagtaagaaaaagaataccttacgagaataattcaggatatttagctaacatagaagcttcagtttcccaagtctcttcttcgacatttccacaacgccaaaaaacacggactagaggtacaactttgctcctaagttgcttgttggctttatcaagaatccgaattggcctttcttcaaccaccaagttaggctccaattcaagaatttCTTCTTGGAttatatggctagggtcactaatatacttcctcaattgagaaacatggaagacattatgaaccttgctcgaTTTGGAGGCAATTCTAAGCGATAGCAAtcggaccaatcttttcaatcacctgaaaaggtccaatatatttagggctcagcttccctttaacgccaaaccgtttcacccctttcataggtgacactttaagaaatacttgatcatcaacctcaaaggaaagtggtcgacgacggacatcagcatatgacttttgacggtcctgagcggctttcatccgctcccgaacgatcttaacttgttcaatggactcggtcaccaaatcaggacctaacattggaacattttgggtttgatcccaacatacaggagtacggcattttctaccatacagagcttcatatggtgccattttaatggaagcTTGatagctgttttttttttttttttttttggtaaaaatgtGAGTGTAACTATatatatcaagaaaacaatccgTTTACaaaagtatcaaaaataaacgATCTCTACTGACTAATCTTTTATCAAAAACGAGTCCAGTCCCTTGCGTTTAACTGCTGATGCTTTCCTCTACTATCataaaattttcgaatttgttGTTGCACCACTATCTTCATTTGTTCTGCCACTAGCACAGGCCTTACAATACTGAACTGGGTTCGAGCAAGGTTGCGTTGATGCCATACTGTGTACTTGTAGCAGGATAGTACCATGGTAAGAGCCTTCCAATTCACGCTGCTGTCTAGTACCCTCAGCATCTCATTATCAGTGGGAAATGGTCGTTTTATCCACTCTTCAACATACTTCTGAACTTGACAGCTGAATTTGCATTCAGCAAAAAGATGCTCCTTAGTTTCAGGCTGCTCTGCACAGAGGATACACAGGTCATCCTCACAGCATCCATACGAAAAGAGTTTGTCTTTAGTATTCAGACCACCTTGCATGATGGGCCAGGAATTGAAGGAGTGTTTGGGTACATTCCAGTCATTCCAAACTAATTTAGTCCACTGATGAGTAGGTGGTGATCCCATAAGCCATTCATAACCATGGCTAATTGTGTATCCTTTTTGATGAGGAGTCCAAGAACTTTCACTGAATCCACTCTTAATCTTCTCCTTCACCTTAcagcttgatagctgttgttataagagaattcaaccaaaggtaaacatttctcccaagaagtttggaaatctaaggcacaggcacgaagaagatcctctaaagtttgaattgttctctcagtttgaccatcagtggcggcatgaaaagcagtgctcattaatagtttactacccaaggccttctgtaatgcagtccagaaatgagaacaaaatcgaggatcccgatctgaaactatatctttaggaaccccatgatagcgcactatctcatccacataggtacgagctagaacttctaaactccaggtttctttgatgggaataaaccgagcacatttagtcaatcggtccacaaccacccaaatagcattcttcccagtggaagtcctgggtaaagccattacaaaatccatggaaatagactcccatttccaaagaggaacatccaagggttgaagtaaacccccgggcttttgatggtaaaaataataattaaatccgtatgtcaaacgcaaattccgtcaagaccaaagtctttaaacacgagattacaataaaattgagtattcatacgacccattaccaaattcgtttacccaacgttcaaacgaattgtcattctCCCCCCGATacacccttatttcgaaataaaagattttacacggtttaaactatttttaaacctttcaaaactatcaaaataaatacttttcttcaaaatataataaaattatatttctttgaattatttttactttaaatacataatgtcaaattttacttgattaattaattattttcgaaacatATTAACGGTCCGGAATTTACGGGCGTTACACCCTTTAACCATGGAAGACCCTAGGAGGGGATAGGCGAGAGGCTAAGGGAAGATAAATGTCTTACAGGAGTGGTTGCTCGACCTAGtagagactactcgatcgagtagtgtgaataatcgaccgagtagggcttaatcggccgagtatgatagtactcgaccgagtatagctgctgttgacgcgttattctaaaacgcaagttcgcaagTCTTATTTCATTTTTTCGACGGTTCCATTTCACTATAACCCTAATTTATCCCTCTCTCACCTCTCATCCACCTTCCCCTACACTCTTATATAGCCTAGACTTTAACCATGGAAGGGGACGAGTTTACATATGAAGGATGCGTTCAAAGATGGCGTCGTtgttgtgacacccttaaaaaaatagcgttatctaattacttaaatgcgtaatttctacggaaaaactggtaggatatgtttgtaattggttcaactagccaaaaacctgtaatttcaaaatatttttctaaaccaatcacaacatttccaacgttCCCAATAGACGGGTGTCAAAACCTGCAATTGCTAACAATCTAACTTACTTACACCGCTAAAGGtaagaaaatacataatgatacaacccaaaatagaaaagggagacatatgtcccttcaaattatatacaaaaccaaaagttaaaaggttatatacataaccaaaagataaaaggtttctacaaaagaaagccaaactaggtccaaggttccttgctcactagctcgtctgtgaccccaactaagcatcaacaacctgtcaatcgcattttatacaaacacgaaagccacaattcagtggggagtaacttcgagtcctcccagccacgaatcgtcataattaatgtaacatgtagtaaatcatgtaaacaatatgataaaccatgtaattatcatgtaatctaacctatgacccctatactgaccaaactaaactatcatgtgaatcatataattcaaatagtaatccaaactttatcaatcagaacggcttacatctcacctattacgattcataaaatcaccatacaagaaagggcaatatatcaaagacaggcataagttcttagtacggtcaatagtcactttgtaactcgagtctataccacgaggtagggaaggtaatcgaaccggtatcttggctcagcggttaatattaataaaacatggccaagagacaacacaaccctagcctaaaatctgcgcagacctagacatgcggatacacaccaccgcacccaagacccacaatttttctaaaaacaaagtgagtaccctaaggattccaccaaagggttggctagtacttaagctgaccccatactatcaaaataagtaccgaggtcatgccccaacttggatataaatccaccaatcgggaacacaaaggctatcaagcaagaacatatactcgtcagagactataaagacctatctatgatgaaggccgaaatactcacctaggacctagtcccactagtcccacttgaatactttagcccacaccacacaagactcaccacacaagtcaagtaagacacccacttaaccttaagagggcaaaaagtcctacttaccaacataaattctaacattctatcatgtgaaaggctatataaatgtctattcagcagataaaccaacagaatcctcaatacaatttccaattctaacaatattaaccaaattaaaggcttcagggaatctagggccgtttctacaatataagaagctacttaaattcaactaactacacatgtgaaatagagatataataaatggcctaaaacaagaaaaaggccgactatctaattcattcaaaatttcatccaaccgaatttttacccgcaaccccagccctgcgacaggtacgggttaaattgcggctgaccaatcactcagttaactgacatcgcatcagtcaaagggactaaggctcagttttcggcacaatcaacaaaacattacaattatccctatacaattcattctgagcctattatttacaatttcattttgtaaactatcctaacatgtgataactattaatataagcatagttttaccattaacataatttttcttactaatatgattcaattcctaaagtgtactcatactaactatgtcattaataaacctgaaatgacaaattttgcatggaaaaccgcgaaacaagcaacggaccgacccgggccagccgtggctAGCCGTGGGCTGCCACGGCTCTGCCGCCTGCTGCCCgtccccctacaccaccatttttttccatttttgtttagtaaaagaccgtctgaacatcaattaatcgttcccaattcaactttgttaatttaaactaacaaaaggcataaattaaacatgcatgcaacaaattttacatgtgaaaactactattcaaacaaaaatcaccaaacatacaaaaacaacaaagattgtgacgataattcgtcgagtaactcgaaatatgttaccttaagctagaaaatgagcaattagcacctcaaaaccgaaaccctgACAACAACTAgtcgctatcctctacaatatacgagtccccgaactcgtcttccaaatcttcacctaattaaacaataaaaacaccataaaTAAGCACAAAtaccgaaaataccgaaatttcgtcttaaaacaacttaatgaaaactgaaattagaacatactaagttgtagatcccGTCGAGAGGATtacggaaaggtaaatttcgtgaaaaaccgCTAAGAAATGAAGGAGTTGTGTCAAAAATAAGCTTGATtttatgaaaatggtgttttggaacaaggaagaagatgaaggaaggatgaaaatcagaaaaaaaaaaagaaaagaaaggggaagggagccgggtaagggagaaaggaaaggagggagtcgggtttgagtcgggatttttcgagtcggttttaactcgttttgataataattaaatccgtaagtcaaatgcaaattccgtcaagaccaaagtttttaaacacgagattacaagaaaattgaatattcatactacccatttccaaattcgtttacccaacgttcaaaagaattgtcatttttccCCCGATACGCCCAtaattcgaaataaaagatttacacggtttaaactatttttaaacatttcgaaactatcaaaataaatacttttcttcaaaatataataaaattatatttctttgaattatttttactttaaatacattaatgtcaaattttacttaattaattaattattttcgaaatatattaacggtccgaaatttacggggcgttacagttGTCACCGTCGGTCTGCGTCACTAGGATgcgtctcggagtcttgcttggctatttgtggatgcattttcatggcttggcgataaggtagggtttccttactcagttactgtttaattgatttaagattgtattgCGATTGTGGTAGTTGTTATTGTGATTATCTGTTGATCTTGGAGTTGGAGTTGGGAGTTGGAGTTGTGAGTTGGAGCTGATGATGTTCGCGTGGtgcgtcctcggttgagtggagtcacttgcgggagtggcaccacgccctagttttgccctctgtggaacccgccacaggaggggatgtgaacattaatggaCAGAGTTATCGCCCgttgatgagtggggcttaggtggggattagctgcggtcccccactggcggcgaggattacctgttgcgatgggtaatatggtagggctacacacttcggtgtgtagtcgctTACGGTGCGAGAATGGGAGATCGGAAGTGGATGTTGATCAGCTGTTTGTTTTCtcttgtacttgtcttactttggtTAATCAGTatctgaccccgtgttgtgttttcaaaactgtggtgatccattcggggatggtgagtagttggtttagcaggtacagtTGGTATGTTTGCTGAGGGGCTTGGAggggaatcgagtcaccacgctactgAGGGGCTTGGAggggaatcgagtcaccacgctactgGAGTAGAATTCCCGACGCATGCGCTTAGTAATTGTCATAGCTAGCACCTTGTATTCCGTTACGTTGTCTTGTGTTGCAAAGATGATattgtcgttttgtaccaaaaataaacctaattatAACTAACAAAGAAGCTAGCGATAAGCAGggccgatctccacagggaggcaagatatctgttaaagggtccgtctatttggtcacaaatggggggtttgaattttaatttctaaactaataaaggcttaaaggaaagagcagtaaagaaAGAGCAATAAAAGACAGAAAATGTAATAACGGTGATCAAATGAGAGAGAAGATGTCAGGGCTTCGGTTCACCATGCTAGTCTAGCGACTCAACTGTGAATAGCCTAGATAATCTATTGTGAGACGGATAcatgaaaggtccttccggtccactttctatcctagatttccactaacttaacttccgttctcgtcagggtagtctactgttcatagtaggtctatttaatccaatcttccgatccatgagtaaatttagccagattaaagataacttagaagcgtgcactcaactaagtcggtattataattaaattgccatgggtacagattctcataaataaatcatctagcctattcactacatcgtcactatcctaccatggattccctagtcccaacatgaatggatttagctactcatattactaatgttgtcaataataataatgatgaataAACTAATTAGAGACATGATACGATAACAATGATTAAGCATAAAacagattagggcagaaattaattaaGAGAAGAACAAGGAATTGAAGCAATAAATAacaagattaagattaataaaggaagaaagattacaatcacaagcgatccggcgtaaagaacaaaccaaaatccgagcaagagattgaagagcaaagttacagtagaaTGTTTTAGGGAGAGATTAAGAGAAAAAGTGGCGTTCTTAAGATGAGTAAAACgtaattaataacctaattatgaatgcttaaatagaaaaacaaaaggCTATCACGAAATAGgtccaacacgggttaattaggCCCGTGTAATcaccaaaacctctcgatcgagcagtatttaaccactcgatcgaggacttcaagagataatcctctcgatcgaggactaattcctctcgatcgaggaaacccaataaacagcatttcgatcgagtacaataaagtgctcgatcgaactcttcagcactccaaaccactcgatcgaccaaataaacCATTCGATCAAGTGTTCTTCGTCCAAGTCAGCCTCGAAATCATCTTTGACCGCTTCGTTGAccatccttcacgcatcccaatgcagtactctcgctctaacattcccgtctcctcaacTCCGCTTCGTTGACCATCTTTGACCGCTTCGTTGACTATTCGATCACTCTCTCCACTTCAGCTTTAGCTGCAGTTTACTACCAACTCCATGGCTCCTCGTTTATATTGTCCTTCTTTGCGTCAGATGGTCAACAATTATATCCTTGACAATCGATTTCTCCAATAATATATAAAGATTTGATATGTAAAATCTGCCAAATATTTTCAGTAGAGAGTAACTGTATTTAGAGCTGTACTAGGAGAAATTTTTTGTGTCACAGCTTACCACCAAGGTTTATTGAGAACCTATAAATTGGATGGACGGATTAATTGTTTACATACCATATTATCTGTCCAGGTCCGAGTTGATGTTAAGGCGAGGAACCCCGGGAAAGTTCAGGCTTCACTCACAGAAACAAGAAGGGCTCTGACGGAGTTGTCTTTGGAGCCTCTAAGAGAGGAAATATATTATTAGGTTAGCCACCAACTAGATTTGCTATCAATGAGTATGTCTGTTTTGTAACACTTTATGTTTGTAGTCTCATCGTTTGCTAATTGTTGCAGAAAAGGGAATCCTTCTCACCCATGTCGCTTCTGAAAAGCTTGATGGGACTGATGGTGGGCTTCATGGTCATAGTTGTTTTCGTGATGCCCAAACTAATGGATAACTTTGGTACGTGTTCTGAACTCAGGATGACAAAAATCATTGTCTTTACATTATGAATTAAACTTGTCAGAAATACACAAGCTTTATAGAATATGAGACAGTCTTACATGTGAAGGCAACCCATAAAACTATAATCAGGGAATATACACTGGCTCATACAATTCTCACTGAATGATCTTACATGTTTACTTTTTCCATGGCAGAGCCCGAGGAAATGAGACTAGCTCAAGAGCAAATTAGGGGTCAGCGTGAGCTAACTTTTTAGGTGGGGCCCAAAGGTGCTAATCGGAACTGAGCTTTGACAATTTTTGGGCGGACAGATTTGAAAGACGCCTGAAGCCTGGGTGATGAACTGAACACTTGTATGCATTAGTTGTTGTGTCCAGTCAAAGAAACCGTTCTCAGTTTTCTACTTAAAATGGCAGTAGTGTGAGCTAACTTTTGACTATATGCTTTTTCTATAATTGGTTTcactttttttgatgttttttttttttgt
The Silene latifolia isolate original U9 population chromosome 11, ASM4854445v1, whole genome shotgun sequence genome window above contains:
- the LOC141614576 gene encoding uncharacterized protein LOC141614576, which codes for MTIRLNLSSCKVKEKIKSGFSESSWTPHQKGYTISHGYEWLMGSPPTHQWTKLVWNDWNVPKHSFNSWPIMQGGLNTKDKLFSYGCCEDDLCILCAEQPETKEHLFAECKFSCQVQKYVEEWIKRPFPTDNEMLRVLDSSVNWKALTMVLSCYKYTVWHQRNLARTQFSIVRPVLVAEQMKIVVQQQIRKFYDSRGKHQQLNARDWTRF